One window of the Candidatus Eremiobacteraceae bacterium genome contains the following:
- a CDS encoding histone deacetylase translates to MLTVVYDPRYTRHMTGAGHPERAARLSAFVEGLEAGGLSSDTFLEPSAASASAITAVHDRRYVDLVERYCASIPAGDEAVAQLPTGDTIVANVSFDIALLAAGGALRALDLAASGQPSLAIVRPPGHHAEPARGMGFCVFNNIAVAAQAARERLGATLIVDFDYHHGNGTQAWVEHALSDGGAPIGFISTHAYPAYPGTGAFSESQIVDNGFVVDIPLPLSTMTDDFIAVWAALLPPLAAKLKPRAILVSAGFDFLAGDPIAGLPVAPRAVDALCALIGSVAEEHRAALAFILEGGYSLDNLRQSAAKVAYDFGKHAGDVHVPDASMPADPRLRTMVTKILS, encoded by the coding sequence ATGCTCACCGTCGTCTACGATCCGCGCTACACGCGCCATATGACCGGGGCGGGTCATCCAGAGCGGGCCGCTCGGTTGTCCGCATTTGTCGAGGGTCTCGAAGCCGGCGGCCTTTCTTCTGATACGTTCTTGGAGCCGTCGGCTGCGTCGGCATCTGCGATCACCGCGGTTCACGATCGCCGCTACGTCGATCTCGTCGAGCGCTATTGCGCATCGATCCCGGCCGGCGACGAAGCCGTCGCGCAGTTGCCGACCGGCGACACGATCGTCGCCAACGTATCGTTCGATATCGCGCTGCTCGCCGCGGGAGGCGCTCTGCGCGCCCTCGATCTCGCCGCATCCGGCCAGCCGTCGCTCGCGATTGTCCGACCGCCCGGCCATCACGCCGAGCCGGCACGCGGCATGGGCTTTTGCGTCTTCAACAATATCGCCGTCGCCGCGCAGGCGGCGCGCGAGCGGCTCGGAGCGACGCTCATCGTCGATTTCGACTACCATCATGGCAACGGCACGCAGGCGTGGGTCGAGCACGCGCTCAGCGACGGAGGTGCCCCGATCGGCTTCATCTCGACGCATGCGTATCCGGCGTACCCGGGAACCGGCGCGTTCTCCGAGTCGCAGATCGTCGACAACGGATTCGTCGTCGACATCCCGCTGCCGCTGTCGACGATGACCGATGATTTCATCGCCGTATGGGCGGCGCTGCTTCCGCCGCTCGCTGCGAAGCTGAAACCGAGGGCGATCCTCGTCTCGGCCGGGTTCGATTTTCTCGCAGGCGATCCGATCGCCGGCCTTCCTGTCGCTCCGCGCGCGGTCGATGCGCTTTGCGCGCTCATCGGCAGCGTGGCAGAAGAGCACCGCGCCGCGCTTGCGTTCATACTTGAAGGCGGCTACTCTCTCGACAATCTGCGCCAAAGCGCGGCGAAGGTCGCCTACGATTTCGGCAAGCACGCGGGCGACGTGCACGTCCCCGACGCATCGATGCCGGCCGACCCGCGCCTCCGCACGATGGTCACCAAAATACTTAGTTAA
- a CDS encoding tetratricopeptide repeat protein yields the protein MRHAQRPDSAAVDKETSLRPISIAALVCAVFAALLLLAQGGGPASARPHGSPAPSPSPSESPTPTPQERIATLTQTVHDNPNDREAHAELGVLLVSTGNPSQGRDELETARSLGLEDAQTWFYIGLADRELNDVPDAAAAFEQSRMYDPANEAVLSNLSDTYLQMGRIDDAQRIANSAITLFPKEAFGYEALGTVQLDQGKFDLGRQTLQKAVAIDPTDERAKILIGRSYLGQKKPDADAAIAEFQTILATSPNDVQALSAKADALSVKGDTPGAVAILQQIIKLTPDDVRAEDDLAEFYVSKKMATEARGAFAQAIKDHPKSPEPLVLQGDWDRRSNNFKLAAAEYESALVLAPGDPQTLFSAAQVYLLGLKQPVKAVDKLSALVNADPTNPESLFWLGQAYAAENQWAQARDEFQRSFAIDHQYAALFNLGLAYYNLKDYKDARDAFEALASHQTKEHPDFQLWYVLGDTLRQMGDKKGAVAAYKQFVALVPKGQATNKAKAYIKQLGG from the coding sequence ATGCGGCATGCGCAGCGGCCAGACAGTGCGGCCGTCGACAAGGAGACCTCGTTGCGTCCGATCTCGATAGCAGCGCTCGTCTGCGCGGTGTTCGCAGCGTTGCTGCTGCTCGCCCAAGGCGGCGGTCCCGCCTCAGCACGGCCGCACGGGTCGCCTGCGCCTAGCCCGTCGCCATCGGAATCGCCGACACCGACGCCGCAAGAGCGGATCGCGACCCTCACGCAGACCGTCCACGATAACCCGAACGACCGGGAGGCGCACGCGGAGCTCGGCGTCCTCCTCGTCTCGACGGGCAACCCGAGCCAAGGCCGCGACGAGCTCGAGACCGCGCGAAGCCTCGGGCTCGAAGACGCGCAGACCTGGTTCTACATCGGGCTGGCCGACCGCGAGCTCAACGACGTGCCCGACGCCGCGGCGGCATTCGAACAATCGCGCATGTACGATCCGGCGAACGAAGCGGTGTTGTCGAACTTATCCGACACGTACTTACAGATGGGCCGCATCGACGATGCGCAGCGCATCGCGAACAGCGCCATTACGCTGTTCCCGAAAGAGGCGTTCGGCTACGAGGCGCTCGGCACCGTACAGCTCGATCAAGGCAAATTCGATCTCGGCCGACAGACGCTGCAGAAGGCGGTCGCCATCGATCCGACCGACGAGCGCGCGAAGATACTCATCGGCCGTTCGTACCTCGGGCAGAAAAAGCCGGACGCCGACGCGGCGATCGCCGAGTTCCAAACGATTCTCGCGACGAGTCCCAACGACGTCCAGGCGTTGAGCGCGAAAGCGGACGCTCTATCGGTCAAGGGCGACACGCCGGGTGCGGTCGCGATACTGCAGCAGATCATCAAGCTGACGCCCGACGACGTACGTGCCGAGGACGACCTCGCCGAGTTCTACGTGTCGAAGAAGATGGCGACCGAAGCGCGCGGCGCGTTCGCGCAGGCGATCAAGGACCATCCGAAGTCGCCCGAGCCGCTCGTGCTTCAGGGCGACTGGGATCGGCGCTCGAACAACTTCAAGCTGGCGGCCGCGGAATACGAGAGCGCGCTCGTGCTCGCGCCCGGCGATCCGCAGACGCTCTTCTCTGCGGCGCAAGTATACTTGCTCGGCTTGAAGCAACCCGTGAAGGCGGTCGACAAGCTATCGGCGCTCGTCAACGCGGACCCGACGAATCCCGAATCCCTCTTCTGGCTCGGTCAGGCCTACGCCGCGGAAAATCAGTGGGCGCAAGCGCGCGACGAGTTCCAGCGCTCGTTCGCGATCGATCATCAATACGCTGCGCTCTTCAACCTCGGGCTCGCGTACTACAACCTGAAAGACTATAAGGACGCTCGCGACGCCTTCGAAGCGCTCGCATCGCATCAGACGAAAGAGCATCCGGACTTCCAGCTGTGGTACGTGCTCGGCGATACGCTGCGCCAGATGGGCGACAAGAAGGGCGCGGTCGCTGCGTACAAGCAGTTCGTCGCGCTCGTGCCCAAAGGCCAAGCGACGAACAAGGCCAAGGCGTACATCAAGCAGCTCGGCGGCTGA